One Chanodichthys erythropterus isolate Z2021 chromosome 10, ASM2448905v1, whole genome shotgun sequence DNA segment encodes these proteins:
- the LOC137028048 gene encoding uncharacterized protein: MFLKLVLICLCLWRLDGVFVDKGDSVTLNSDLTEMKDYDLIRWWFEITLIAEINVTADRFTVYDDVLDGRFRDRLKLDNQTGSLTITNITTEHDGVYLLLTNSVFGFFILTVFDELKSVSVMEGDSVTLNSDLTEMKDDDEILWRFENTLIAEINVTADRFTVYDDVLDGRFRDRLKLDNQTGSLTITNITTEHDGVYLLLTNSVFGFFILTVFGVFDDSDEVKSVSVKEGDSVSLNTNLTEMKNNDVIMWRFKNTVIAFINKQNNRFTVFDDVLDGRFRDRLKLDNQTGSLTITNTRTEHDGDYQLLLFSSEFSYKAFRVSVYNSVHCCGPTEAVIRLVITALVGVVTVILLVYDIRSRRAERDQEQIHTSGN, encoded by the exons ATGTTTCTGAAATTAGTTTTgatctgtttgtgtttgtggcGTCTGGATG gtgtgtttgtggataaaggagattcagtcactctaaactctgatcttactgaaaTGAAGGATTATGATCTGATTCGGTGGTGGTTTGAAATCActttaatagctgaaatcaaTGTAACGGCCGACAGATTCACTGtatatgatgatgttcttgatgggagattcagagacagactgaaactggacaatcaaactggatctctgaccatcactaACATCACAACTGAACATGATGGAGTTTATCTACTACTGACCAACAGTGTGTTTGGTTTTTTCATCCTCACTGTCTTTG ATGAACTGAAGtcagtgtcagtgatggagggagattcagtcactctaaactCTGATCTTACAGAAATGAAGGATGATGATGAGATTCTGTGGAGGTTTGAAAACActttaatagctgaaatcaaTGTAACGGCCGACAGATTCACTGtatatgatgatgttcttgatgggagattcagagacagactgaaactggacaatcaaactggatctctgaccatcactaACATCACAACTGAACATGATGGAGTTTATCTACTACTGACCAACAGTGTGTTTGGTTTTTTCATCCTCACTGTCTTTG gtgtgtttgatgaTTCAGATGAAGTGAAGTCAGTGTCAGTGaaggagggagattcagtctctctaaacacTAATCTTACAGAAATGAAGAATAATGATGTGATTATGTGGaggtttaaaaatactgtaatagcTTTCATCAATAAACAGAACAACAGATTCACTGTATTtgatgatgttcttgatgggagattcagagacagactgaaactggacaatcaaactggatctctgaccatcacaaacaccagaaCTGAACATGATGGAGATTATCAACTGCTGTTGTTTTCATCAGAATTCTCATATAAAGCATTCAGAGTTTCTGTTTATA ACTCTGTCCACTGTTGTGGTCCTACTGAAGCTGTGATCCGATTGGTCATCACTGCTCTGGTGGGCGTGGTTACTGTCATTCTTCTGGTTTATGACATCAGATCCAGAAGAG